GCATACCCGGCTTTCTTCGCCGGCGTCCGGCCTCTGCCGAGGCTGGGAAGCTGGCCGGGTACCTCAAAAGCCCGTACCAAGCAAACTTCGTCGGCGTCCGTAGACGCCCGCCGGCTTCCGCAGATGCCCCGAGGGGGGAGTCAGAAGCTCGAGCTGGCGCCACCGCCACCGCTCGAGCCGCCGCCCCACGATCCACCGCTATCGCTGTCGCCGTCGCTGCTGCCCCCCAAATAGTAACCGCTGTCCGATGAGGCGTGCTTTTCCTTCACTCTGGCCGGCAGTTTCTCCTCCACGATATGTCCACAGTTGCGGCACGCGAAGTGGTAGACGTCCAGCGTGATCAGCTGCATCTCTTTCACGGTGTCGAGGTCAAGAGTCCCGATGGACCGGCACTCAGGGCAGAGGGCCGGCTTCTGCCTCCGACGTATATCCAAGACGGCCGTATGGTGACAGTTGCGACACCAGACGGAGTAGACCTTGACCAGCGTCTCCTCCCGCACCTGATCTTTTTGACCCTTTTGAAACGCCCCATGGCGCCGCATTCCGGACAGTAACACTCAGCAACAAACTGCCGCCGGAAGATCCATTTGACGAGGAAGTAGATCAACATGGCCGGGATCTGGAAGAAGAAGATCCCCATACCGAGCGCCATGGAGTTGGCCTTCCGATTCGCCCGATCCATCGTGGCGATGTGTATGGAGTATTGCGCCTTCTTCCGCTCTTCGTAGAGGTAAAAGCCGTAATAAAACAGCCCTACGAGCCACCAAATCAGTATCCGGTTCCTTGTTTTTCGCTTTTTCTCGGCCTCGAGCGTCGAGTCTTTAGTCAGCACCTTGCGCACCTCCTCGACTCCGGCCAAGAGTCCTTCGCCGTATCGGCCCTCCTTCATAAGGGGGGTCATGCGGCGGTTTATGATCAGTTTGCAGAGCCCGTCGGTCAGTTCGCCCTCCAGTCCGTAGCCCGTCTCGAAGGCGATCTCTCGTTTGTCCGTGCCGGTCGTGAGGAGGATCAGCAGTCCGCGGTTCGTCTCCCTGTTACCGATGCCCCACGTGTTGAAGAGTTCGTTGGCAAACGCGCGCACGGAGTTGTACGCGCTCCCGTCGTAGGCGGGGATCACGACGATGGCGATCTGCACCCCGAACGAGTCGCGCAGCGCGGCGATACGTCGGTTCAGGGCCTCCTCGTCGGCGGGACGGATGGCGTCGGCTGGGTCGGAGACGAAGCGGGTGCGGTCAGTGAGCTGCACGTTGGGCACGTCCTTCACGCGGTACGCCTCTGGCGCTGCCGCAGCGCTCAGGGTGCTGAGGCCGAGCAAGAGGGCGATGAGTAAGAGGGGTAATCGGTTCGTGAACTTGGGGAATGAATGAGTGATGAGTGATTCGAGAACATAGGTAGGGGCGTCCGCAGACGGCCTCTGCCGAGGCTGGGAAGCTGGCCGGGTACCTCAAAAGCCCGTACCAAGCAAACTTCGCCGGCGTCCGTAGACGCCCGCCGGCTTCCGCAGACGCCCCGCGGATCGGTGCATCAGAAACGCGAGCTGGCGCCGCCGCCACCGCTCGAGCCGCCGCCCCAAGAGCCGCCACTCGAGCTGCCGCCGCCGCTGCTCCATGAAGAACCGCTGTCGTTATCGGATGAAGATCTTCTACTTGCGGGGCCTTCCCACCAGTAATATTTGAAGATCTTCTCCTCCTTCACGTGGCCACACTCGGTGCAGACGTAGTGATAAGTCCACAGCTTGCCCCACGGTCGCTTCTCTTTGGTCGGGTAGCCCTTCTCTTGTGTGAAGCGATCCACGGCACCGCACTGCTCGCACTTGACTTGGGGGCGCAGCCACTTCCGGAAGAAGAGTCTGAAGAGGAAGTAGAACAGCACCACGGGGAACTGGCAGACGAGCAGTCCGGTGCCGATGACGGAGATGTTATGCTCCCGTCTGAGCTCCTTTACCTCGGAGTACGACGTGGCGGTTTTGGCCAGCTTCCGCTCTTTAGAAAACAGGGCAGCAAAGGCGCCGCCGCCGAGCAGCCACCAGATGGAGCAGACCATGATGACGAAGGCGTTCGTATCGTCCCCCTCTTCAGCCTCGAGGGTGGATTCGCCGGTGAGGACTTTGCGCACCTCTTCGACTCCGGCTAAGAGTCCTTCGCCGTATCGGCCCTCTTTCATAGGGGGGATCATGCGGCGCTTTTGGATCAGTTTGCAGAGCCCGTCGGTCAGTTCGCCCTCGAGTCCGTAGCCGACTTCGAAGGTGATCTCGCGGTTGTCTTCGTTCGTGATCAGCAGGATCAGCAGGCCGCGGTTGGTCTCCTTCTTACCGATGCCCCAGGTGTTGAAGAGTTCGTTGGCGAACTCGCGTGCGGAGCCGTACTTGTCGCCGTCGATAGCGGGCAGGACGACGACGGCGATCTCCACGTCGAGCGAGTCGCGGAGATGGCCGATGCGTTGATTCAGCGCGGCCTCATCGGCCTCGTCAATGGCGTCGGCCGGGTCGGAGACGAAGTGCGTGTAGTCGATGAGTTGCACGTTGGGCACGTCTTCCACGCGGTAGGCGGTCTGTGCCGTGGCGCTCCATGTGGTCAGGGCGACCAAGAGCGCGATGAGTGAGTGATGTAATCGGTTCATGAGCTTGAGCAATGAATGAGTGATGAGTGATTCGAGAACATAGGTAGGGGCGTCCGCAGACGGCCTCTGCCGAGGCTGGGAAGCTGGCCGGGTACCTCAAAAGCCCGTACCAAGCAAACTTCGCCGGCGTCCGTAGACGCCCGCCGGCTTCCGCAGACGCCCCGCGGGTCGGTGCATCAGAACTTTGAGCTGGCGCCGCCTCCACCGCTGCGTCCGCCGCCCCAGGAGCCACCTCTCGAGCTGCTACTGCTGCCGCTGCTCCACGAACGGCTTTTGCGGTCGTCGTCGCGATCGCGAATGGTTGACGAGCTGCTTTCTTTTTCGAAGGTCTCCTCCTCCTTCTCATAGCCGCAGTTGCGACAGACATAATAGTAGGTCCTGCGTGTGCCGTTCTTCTCCTTGTGCTTCAGCGGGGAGCCATCTAACTTGAAGCGCCCCACGGCGCCGCACTGTTTGCACTTGACGCGGGACCGCAGCAACGGCCAGAGGAGGAGCTTGAGGAGGAAGTAGATCGGTATTAACGGGAACTGGCAGAAGATCAGCCCACCGCCGATCACAGCCAAATTGCAGTTGTGTTTCGTCTCCTTTATCTCGGCATCTGACTTAGACGTCTGGGCTTCCATTAGCTGTATAAGCAGCAGGAGAATGACCACGACTGCGCC
The sequence above is drawn from the Tannerella serpentiformis genome and encodes:
- a CDS encoding TPM domain-containing protein, whose product is MLGLSTLSAAAAPEAYRVKDVPNVQLTDRTRFVSDPADAIRPADEEALNRRIAALRDSFGVQIAIVVIPAYDGSAYNSVRAFANELFNTWGIGNRETNRGLLILLTTGTDKREIAFETGYGLEGELTDGLCKLIINRRMTPLMKEGRYGEGLLAGVEEVRKVLTKDSTLEAEKKRKTRNRILIWWLVGLFYYGFYLYEERKKAQYSIHIATMDRANRKANSMALGMGIFFFQIPAMLIYFLVKWIFRRQFVAECYCPECGAMGRFKRVKKIRCGRRRWSRSTPSGVATVTIRPSWIYVGGRSRPSALSAGPSGLLTSTP
- a CDS encoding TPM domain-containing protein; this translates as MNRLHHSLIALLVALTTWSATAQTAYRVEDVPNVQLIDYTHFVSDPADAIDEADEAALNQRIGHLRDSLDVEIAVVVLPAIDGDKYGSAREFANELFNTWGIGKKETNRGLLILLITNEDNREITFEVGYGLEGELTDGLCKLIQKRRMIPPMKEGRYGEGLLAGVEEVRKVLTGESTLEAEEGDDTNAFVIMVCSIWWLLGGGAFAALFSKERKLAKTATSYSEVKELRREHNISVIGTGLLVCQFPVVLFYFLFRLFFRKWLRPQVKCEQCGAVDRFTQEKGYPTKEKRPWGKLWTYHYVCTECGHVKEEKIFKYYWWEGPASRRSSSDNDSGSSWSSGGGSSSGGSWGGGSSGGGGASSRF